A single region of the Tigriopus californicus strain San Diego chromosome 8, Tcal_SD_v2.1, whole genome shotgun sequence genome encodes:
- the LOC131884908 gene encoding transcription factor SPT20 homolog — protein sequence MALMAPRVPGEIGVSACRARAGPDLDPGEPGQPGQTGQPLGVLLSRAERHWDLAEHDLSLAKSVMERPSPAGVKSESPSLYARLLALHVQESQKEPQSSHLNPCSNLLSQLCGRDPSLRRLIVTLEARGYTCHVTAAAPAADLELLKLPYEEEDLLGYIDAQEIPPLLLDLLDGLKFNLFYEGCLIVEVRDLRRKSPALLGVGGGTAARPVVLGGCEVHHVLLKPTTQSIICDSNLLAQQSAKVLSSEERVALEAQVVLQTQTKPLCLDPDPVVSIMAKKADVAQKKLSSVATRRAMNKHSQVGLNRKRKLEQCSAPKEVALLDFIQTLSSKRTKGSPSEALQRHQSLAKQKLRSQSSSESVWNSGASPTDLLPSLEAPQATKVLEFARPMVKRTEVTDMTPHIVEEYILETAERGSQRVYHTRLTIFQRLANDEYLGELYVERDYRENDNKGSTCRFVLGTRPHALRYINQFTEIFTEEGRKSVKITHKVPNQAPRVSCTPGMRERINNERAALNRITAPIPVSQANSAPATAVSSQAQQVASNGSSSGASVVSPNVQVGTPQPAVLQKKIISMQPTASSTAPILQQQLSSPTTSIQQQLPLHPLPPTQSVNVSRATSVPVVSAPRIINNGPPTSVVSQNPLTSPHTPQQPMLPLTPHPMTPMAQPSPAPTTPLSVAPTTPMTPQQPSPAIQNLNPPTPNASTNGPQDMQEQAISAIMQSLMNDSDQFEAEKCKQQHLPSPVSGQLVGGAQLPTRPVPPASLAGVVSNSKPITSTCGSANSKLMANRVTFQNLLSAQVQTPPPATPPSPSSVGNTPSKANSMPQLAAQLSRPVNLPPTYTQAVAQAQIQAHVVQTSSDGEARTLIVQQQGQSQPQILRRQSSSGVGDLT from the coding sequence ATGGCCTTGATGGCGCCCCGAGTGCCGGGTGAGATCGGCGTGAGTGCGTGCCGAGCTCGAGCCGGTCCTGACTTGGATCCGGGCGAGCCGGGTCAGCCGGGTCAGACGGGTCAGCCCCTGGGCGTGCTCTTGTCTCGGGCGGAGCGACACTGGGACTTGGCCGAGCACGACTTGAGTTTGGCCAAGTCCGTGATGGAGCGCCCCTCGCCGGCCGGCGTCAAGAGCGAGTCGCCGAGTTTGTACGCGCGGCTTTTGGCGCTGCATGTGCAGGAATCGCAGAAGGAGCCGCAGAGCTCTCATTTGAACCCGTGTTCCAATCTGTTGAGTCAGTTGTGTGGGCGGGATCCGAGTTTGCGGCGACTGATTGTCACGCTCGAAGCTCGAGGTTACACGTGTCATGTGACGGCGGCCGCGCCCGCAGCCGACCTCGAGTTGCTCAAATTGCCTTATGAAGAAGAGGATCTCTTGGGTTACATCGACGCCCAGGAGATTCCGCCTTTACTCCTCGATCTCTTGGACGGACTGAAGTTCAATCTCTTCTATGAAGGCTGCCTCATTGTCGAGGTCCGAGACTTGCGACGCAAATCGCCGGCGCTTTTGGGCGTGGGTGGCGGAACGGCGGCCCGTCCCGTCGTGTTAGGCGGCTGTGAGGTCCATCACGTCCTTCTGAAGCCCACCACTCAGTCCATTATCTGTGATAGCAACCTCTTGGCGCAGCAAAGCGCGAAAGTGCTCTCCTCGGAGGAGCGCGTGGCCCTGGAGGCTCAAGTGGTTCTACAAACTCAAACCAAGCCGTTGTGCCTGGACCCGGATCCCGTGGTGTCCATCATGGCCAAGAAGGCGGACGTGGCCCAGAAGAAGTTGTCGAGTGTGGCCACCCGGCGGGCCATGAACAAGCACTCGCAAGTAGGTCTCAACCGGAAACGAAAACTCGAGCAGTGCTCGGCTCCCAAAGAGGTGGCCCTCTTGGACTTCATTCAAACGTTGTCCAGCAAGCGAACCAAAGGTTCGCCGAGCGAGGCCTTGCAACGCCATCAGAGTCTGGCCAAGCAGAAACTTCGATCTCAGAGCTCGAGTGAAAGTGTGTGGAATAGTGGCGCTTCGCCGACGGACCTGCTCCCTTCGTTGGAAGCGCCTCAAGCCACGAAAGTGTTGGAATTCGCCCGTCCCATGGTCAAACGCACCGAGGTGACGGACATGACCCCGCACATTGTGGAAGAGTACATATTGGAGACGGCTGAGCGCGGCTCTCAACGCGTGTATCACACAAGACTGACCATATTTCAACGACTAGCCAATGACGAGTACCTGGGGGAGCTCTACGTGGAGCGGGACTATCGGGAGAACGATAACAAGGGATCCACTTGCCGATTTGTCTTAGGCACCCGACCGCATGCTTTGCGATACATCAACCAGTTCACTGAGATTTTCACGGAAGAAGGCCGGAAGTCGGTCAAAATCACCCACAAAGTGCCCAATCAGGCGCCCAGAGTGAGTTGTACGCCCGGCATGAGGGAAAGGATCAACAATGAGCGAGCCGCTCTGAATCGGATCACGGCGCCCATCCCGGTGTCACAAGCCAACAGTGCTCCCGCCACGGCTGTGTCCTCCCAGGCGCAGCAGGTGGCCTCCAATGGTTCTTCGTCGGGGGCGTCGGTTGTGTCGCCCAACGTTCAGGTGGGAACCCCCCAACCGGCTGTGCtccaaaagaaaattatttCCATGCAACCCACGGCGTCTTCCACGGCGCCCATCTTACAGCAGCAATTGAGCTCGCCCACCACTAGTATACAACAGCAACTCCCGCTCCACCCATTGCCGCCCACTCAATCTGTCAATGTGAGCCGAGCCACCAGTGTTCCGGTGGTCAGTGCCCCTCGCATCATTAATAACGGACCCCCAACTAGTGTGGTGAGTCAGAATCCGTTGACCTCACCTCACACCCCTCAGCAGCCCATGTTGCCCTTGACCCCTCACCCTATGACTCCCATGGCTCAACCTAGCCCTGCCCCCACCACGCCCCTCTCTGTGGCGCCCACCACCCCGATGACTCCCCAGCAACCTTCACCGGCCATACAGAACCTGAATCCTCCCACACCTAATGCTAGTACCAATGGGCCCCAAGATATGCAAGAGCAAGCCATATCCGCCATAATGCAGTCTCTGATGAATGACAGTGATCAGTTCGAAGCGGAAAAGTGCAAGCAACAACATTTGCCTTCACCAGTGTCTGGACAACTGGTTGGAGGAGCTCAACTCCCTACCAGACCGGTTCCTCCCGCCTCCCTGGCCGGAGTAGTATCCAATAGCAAGCCTATCACAAGTACCTGTgggtctgccaattcaaaactCATGGCCAATCGCGTCACCTTCCAAAATCTGCTGAGTGCCCAAGTGCAGACTCCGCCTCCGGCCACGCCACCCTCTCCATCCAGTGTTGGCAATACGCCGTCAAAGGCCAATTCAATGCCACAGCTAGCTGCCCAACTCTCGCGACCTGTGAACCTGCCCCCCACTTATACGCAAGCCGTTGCTCAAGCTCAAATCCAGGCTCATGTGGTCCAAACCAGCTCCGATGGCGAGGCGAGGACTTTGATTGTCCAACAACAGGGACAGTCGCAGCCACAGATCTTGCGCCGGCAGAGCTCGAGTGGTGTGGGAGACTTGACC